A genome region from Streptomyces pratensis includes the following:
- a CDS encoding cytochrome P450 family protein encodes MNTSPANSASGRAHRMDPSGGCPHAANARLLSQGAVTAIVLPGEVEGMAVLGHDALKEFLAHPDVAKDAQHFAALQAGEIADGWPLKTFATVQGMTTADGADHRRLRSLVSKAFTARRVEELRPRIETLTTSLLDGLGRAATAGDGVADLRAHFALPLPMGVICELLGVDAGHQDRLHHLSNRIVATDIGPAEAMAANREMVDVLSTVAAARTENPGDDLISALIAAREADGDRLGPHELIGTLMLTIIAGHETTLNLITNAVRALCTHRDQLALVRSGEASWADVVEETLRWDSPVSYFPFRYPTRDLTLDGTVIPKGTPVLAGYSAAGRDENAHGPDADRFDITRAGETRHLSLGHGAHYCMGAPLARMESTVALAQLFARFPDLALAVPEAELPRHASFVGNSVQALPVRLHG; translated from the coding sequence TTGAACACGTCACCGGCGAACTCCGCATCCGGCCGCGCGCACCGCATGGACCCTTCCGGCGGCTGCCCGCACGCGGCCAACGCGCGCCTGCTGTCCCAGGGCGCGGTCACCGCGATCGTCCTGCCCGGCGAGGTCGAGGGGATGGCGGTACTGGGTCACGACGCCCTCAAGGAGTTCCTCGCACACCCTGATGTGGCCAAGGACGCACAGCACTTCGCGGCACTCCAGGCGGGTGAGATCGCCGACGGGTGGCCGCTGAAGACGTTCGCGACAGTGCAGGGGATGACCACTGCCGACGGCGCCGACCACCGAAGGCTGCGGTCCCTGGTGAGCAAGGCGTTCACGGCGCGCCGCGTGGAGGAACTGCGCCCGCGCATCGAGACGTTGACCACCTCACTCCTGGACGGTCTGGGCCGGGCCGCAACCGCGGGTGACGGTGTCGCCGACCTGCGTGCACACTTCGCGTTGCCGCTGCCCATGGGAGTCATCTGCGAACTGCTGGGCGTGGACGCCGGGCACCAGGACCGGCTGCACCACCTGTCCAACCGCATCGTCGCCACCGACATCGGCCCTGCGGAGGCGATGGCGGCCAACCGGGAGATGGTGGATGTGCTCAGCACGGTCGCAGCCGCCCGGACGGAGAATCCGGGGGACGACCTCATCAGCGCACTGATCGCTGCCCGGGAGGCGGACGGCGACCGACTCGGCCCGCACGAGCTGATCGGCACCCTGATGCTGACGATCATCGCCGGACACGAGACGACCCTCAACCTGATCACCAACGCCGTACGCGCCCTGTGCACCCACCGCGACCAGCTCGCTCTGGTCCGGTCGGGCGAGGCGAGCTGGGCGGACGTGGTGGAGGAGACGCTGCGCTGGGACAGCCCGGTCAGCTATTTTCCTTTCCGCTACCCCACCCGCGATCTGACGCTCGACGGCACCGTGATCCCCAAGGGGACTCCGGTGCTCGCCGGTTACTCGGCTGCGGGCCGCGACGAGAACGCCCATGGCCCCGATGCCGACCGCTTCGACATCACCCGCGCCGGCGAGACCCGGCACCTCTCACTCGGTCATGGCGCGCACTACTGCATGGGAGCCCCTCTGGCACGGATGGAGAGCACGGTGGCGCTCGCCCAGTTGTTCGCGCGGTTCCCTGACCTCGCTCTCGCAGTCCCCGAAGCCGAACTGCCGCGCCATGCCTCTTTCGTGGGCAACAGTGTCCAGGCACTTCCGGTGCGCCTCCACGGCTGA
- a CDS encoding SGNH/GDSL hydrolase family protein, protein MSAFALSVTGVPPASAHGSGGPWVAAWGASQVAGTEIPGNSCPAGSGLEDRTVRNVLFVSGGGDKVRIRLANTFGTRPVSVDHVTVALQRSGAAAVPGTLRTLTFDGRRGTTIAAGEDLFSDPVPMRVRALSSLLVSVHVGRATGPVTNHPFTAQGNYLAAGNAAAATSGTRYTDTPCWMLVSGVDVRGGARTAGTVVTFGDSITDTASTTGNANQRYPDHLARRLQDREGRTLAVVNAGLGGNRLIAERDGEPYYGPSGISRVERDALGQSGVRAVILQEGINDIGFSASAEDIIAGYRTFIAKVHARGVPVYGGTLLPFRGSFVWTPERQATWTTVNDWIRQSGAFDGVVDFASATASADDPLALDPAYDSGDGLHPNDAGTRAMADAVDLGMLLAGPSRKDSPRT, encoded by the coding sequence GTGAGCGCCTTCGCACTGTCCGTCACGGGCGTACCGCCCGCTTCCGCCCACGGGTCCGGCGGACCGTGGGTCGCCGCCTGGGGCGCGAGCCAGGTGGCCGGCACCGAGATCCCGGGCAACAGCTGCCCCGCCGGATCAGGCCTGGAGGACCGGACGGTCCGCAACGTGCTGTTCGTCAGTGGCGGCGGCGACAAGGTCCGGATCCGGCTCGCCAACACCTTCGGCACAAGGCCGGTGAGCGTGGACCACGTCACCGTCGCGCTCCAGCGGTCCGGGGCCGCGGCCGTGCCGGGCACGCTGCGTACGCTGACCTTCGACGGTCGCAGGGGAACCACGATCGCGGCCGGTGAGGATCTCTTCAGTGACCCCGTGCCGATGCGCGTGCGGGCTCTGTCGAGCCTCCTGGTGAGCGTCCACGTGGGCCGGGCCACGGGCCCGGTGACGAACCATCCGTTCACCGCCCAGGGCAACTATCTCGCCGCCGGAAACGCGGCCGCCGCCACTTCGGGCACCCGTTACACGGACACCCCCTGCTGGATGCTGGTGAGCGGCGTCGACGTGCGCGGTGGCGCCCGTACGGCCGGGACCGTCGTGACGTTCGGCGACTCCATCACCGACACCGCGAGCACCACCGGCAATGCCAACCAGCGCTACCCGGACCACCTCGCCCGCCGGCTTCAGGACCGGGAGGGGCGCACCCTCGCGGTGGTCAACGCCGGACTGGGCGGCAACCGGCTCATCGCCGAACGGGACGGAGAGCCCTACTACGGCCCGTCAGGAATCTCCCGGGTGGAACGTGACGCGCTCGGCCAGAGCGGAGTCAGGGCCGTCATCCTGCAGGAGGGCATCAACGACATCGGATTCAGCGCGTCCGCCGAGGACATCATCGCGGGGTACCGCACGTTCATCGCGAAGGTGCACGCCCGGGGCGTTCCGGTGTACGGCGGAACTCTGCTGCCCTTCCGCGGCTCGTTCGTGTGGACTCCGGAACGCCAGGCGACCTGGACCACGGTGAACGACTGGATCCGGCAATCCGGAGCATTCGACGGAGTCGTCGACTTCGCGTCGGCGACGGCGTCGGCCGACGACCCACTGGCCTTGGACCCCGCCTACGACAGCGGGGACGGACTGCACCCCAACGACGCGGGCACCCGGGCGATGGCCGACGCCGTCGACCTCGGCATGCTGCTCGCCGGTCCCTCGCGGAAGGACTCGCCCCGCACCTGA